CTTTTGATGATCCCCAATATGTATAAAATTGCGGGCGAATTATTGCCTGGCGTATTTCATGTAGCAGCAAGAACTGTTGCAACACATGCGCTTTCTATATTTGGAGATCACTCAGATGTTATGGCTGTAAGACAAACAGGTTTCAGCCTTTTATCATCCGGTAGCGTTCAAGAAGCTATGGATTTGGCAGCTGTAGCTCACTTAAGTGCAATTAAAGCCAGAGTACCTTTTTTACATTTTTTTGATGGTTTTAGAACATCACACGAAATACAAAAAATAGAAGTTTTAGATTACGAAGATTTAGCAAAACTTGTAGATTGGGAGGCAATTGAACGCTTTAGAAAAAATTCACTAAACCCAGAAAGACCAAAAATCATTGGAACAGCCCAAAACCCGGACATATTCTTCCAATCAAGAGAATCTGCAAACAGATTTTATGAAGCCGTACCAGATATAGTTGCTTCTTATATGGGCGAAATAAACAAGTTAACAGGCAGAAACTATAAGCCTTTCAATTATTACGGTGACCCAAACGCAGAAAATATAATAGTCGCAATGGGTTCAGTTGGAGAAACCATTGAAGAAGTAGTTGATTATTTAAATTCTAAAGGCGAAAAGGTTGGTTTAATAAGGGTAAGACTCTATAGACCGTTTTCACCCAAATACTTCTTTGAAGCATTACCAAAAAGCGTAAAGAAAATAGCCGTCCTCGATAGAACAAAAGAACCGGGCGCTTTAGGTGAGCCTTTATACGAAGATGTTAAAACCTTATTTTACGATACACAGAATGCTCCACTAATTGTTGGTGGTAGATATGGTTTAAGCTCAAAAGATACAACTCCGTCTCAAATACTTGCTGTATTCAAAAACCTTAAATCAGACAAACCAAAAGATCATTTTACAATAGGCATAGTTGATGATGTTACTTACCTATCATTACCAATAGATGAAGAAATTAATACTTCAGATAAAGACACAGTGTGTTGCAAATTTTGGGGGTTTGGCTCAGATGGTACAGTTGGCGCAAACAAAGATGCAATCAAAATTATTGGCGATAATACAGATATGTATGCACAAGGATATTTTGCATACGATTCTAAAAAAAGCGGTGGTGTAACGGTATCTCACTTAAGGTTCGGCAAAAAACCCATAAAATCAACTTACCTCATAGACTATGCAGACTATATTGCCTGTCATAAACAATCATATGTGTATTTGTATGATGTGCTTGCTGGCTTAAAGAAAAACGGCACATTTGTTTTAAACACTATCTGGGATGAATCCGAACTTGACAAGCACTTGCCAAATAAAATGAAACGCTATTTAGCAGAAAACAACATTAACTTCTACATAATAAATGCTACCAAGATTGCAAAAGAAATAGGTCTTGGAGCACGCATAAACATGATAATGCAGGCAGCGTTTTTTAAACTGGCAAACATCATACCTATAGAAACTGCAACAAAACTCTTAAAAGAAGCAATTGTTCACTCATATGGCAAACAAGGCGATAAAGTCATAAATATGAACTATCAGGCAGTTGATAGAGGTATTGATTCAATAGTAAAAGTAAATATACCAGAAAGCTGGAAAAACATACCTATTGAAGACGAAAAGAAAGATGAAAACCGTCCTGAATTTATAAAAAATGTCGTAGATGTAATGAACAGGCTTGAAGGCGACAAATTGCCTGTGTCCACATTTGTTGGCAGAGAAAACGGCGAGTTCCCATCTGGCACTTCTGCTTATGAAAAACGTGGTATAGCCATAGACGTGCCAGAATGGATCCCAGAAAATTGTATCCAATGTAACTTTTGTTCGTATGTTTGCCCACATGCTGCTATCAGGCCATTTTTGCTAAACGAAGAAGAAGTAAAAATCAAACCTGCTGATTTTGTTACAAAGAAGGCTATTGGCAAAGAAGTAAAAGGGTATGAATATAGAATACAGGTATCTGTGCTTGATTGTACAGGCTGTGGTAGTTGCGCCGAAGTATGTCCGACACCTAAAAAAGCCCTTGTAATGAAACCTATAGAAACACAAACCAAAGATATAGATAATTGGAATTTTGCAATTGAAAAAATCTCAGAAAAAGAAATACCTACAGATACTGTAAAAAATAGTCAATTTGCAAGGCCACTTTTAGAGTTTTCAGGCGCTTGTGCAGGTTGCGGTGAAACACCTTACGATAAACTAGTAACACAACTTTTTGGAGATAGGATGATTATAGCTACAGCTACTGGCTGCTCTTCTATCTGGGGTGCTTCTGCTCCTTCTATGCCATACTGCAAAAATTCTCAAGGCAAAGGCCCAGCATGGGGTAACTCTTTATTTGAAGACAACGCAGAGTATTGCCTGGGTATTGCTTTATCAGTTAAACACCAAAGAGAAGCTTTGCGTGAAGTAATTGAAAATATATTGAAAACAGATATGGATGAAACTTCAAAAGCACCATTTAAAAAATGGATTGATAATATGA
This window of the Desulfurella sp. genome carries:
- the nifJ gene encoding pyruvate:ferredoxin (flavodoxin) oxidoreductase, with amino-acid sequence MPKTMKSMDGNTAAAHVAYAFTEVATIYPITPSSNMAEAVDAWAAEGRKNIFGQTVKVVEMQSEAGAAGAVHGSLVGGALTSTFTASQGLLLMIPNMYKIAGELLPGVFHVAARTVATHALSIFGDHSDVMAVRQTGFSLLSSGSVQEAMDLAAVAHLSAIKARVPFLHFFDGFRTSHEIQKIEVLDYEDLAKLVDWEAIERFRKNSLNPERPKIIGTAQNPDIFFQSRESANRFYEAVPDIVASYMGEINKLTGRNYKPFNYYGDPNAENIIVAMGSVGETIEEVVDYLNSKGEKVGLIRVRLYRPFSPKYFFEALPKSVKKIAVLDRTKEPGALGEPLYEDVKTLFYDTQNAPLIVGGRYGLSSKDTTPSQILAVFKNLKSDKPKDHFTIGIVDDVTYLSLPIDEEINTSDKDTVCCKFWGFGSDGTVGANKDAIKIIGDNTDMYAQGYFAYDSKKSGGVTVSHLRFGKKPIKSTYLIDYADYIACHKQSYVYLYDVLAGLKKNGTFVLNTIWDESELDKHLPNKMKRYLAENNINFYIINATKIAKEIGLGARINMIMQAAFFKLANIIPIETATKLLKEAIVHSYGKQGDKVINMNYQAVDRGIDSIVKVNIPESWKNIPIEDEKKDENRPEFIKNVVDVMNRLEGDKLPVSTFVGRENGEFPSGTSAYEKRGIAIDVPEWIPENCIQCNFCSYVCPHAAIRPFLLNEEEVKIKPADFVTKKAIGKEVKGYEYRIQVSVLDCTGCGSCAEVCPTPKKALVMKPIETQTKDIDNWNFAIEKISEKEIPTDTVKNSQFARPLLEFSGACAGCGETPYDKLVTQLFGDRMIIATATGCSSIWGASAPSMPYCKNSQGKGPAWGNSLFEDNAEYCLGIALSVKHQREALREVIENILKTDMDETSKAPFKKWIDNMNDPKITKQAALEISTIIANKNKYSLSVQDLLSKVEKSQDMLVKKSIWAFGGDGWAYDIGYGGIDHVIASGEDVNILVVDTEVYSNTGGQSSKATPEAAIAQFAAAGKRTKKKDLGLMATTYGYVYVAQIAMGADYNQTLKAIQEAESYPGPSLIIAYAPCIAHGIKAGMAKVQEQQKKAVEAGYWHLY